The following are encoded in a window of Rhodospirillales bacterium genomic DNA:
- a CDS encoding NUDIX domain-containing protein, which translates to MPGSRRFRRRSLTIRDVRIAKKDSPFKGYFRVDRYRLRHRLFEGGWSTPMTREVFERGHAVGVLLYDPDRDVVVLVEQFRIGAYAVQPALRFRRRVSPWLMEVVAGIVEKGEKPEDVARREAVEEAGCEILDLVHAQDYLVSPGGSTESVILYCGRVRAPRHGSIHGIDAEHEDIRVHVVSSARALAWLDSGLACNSMIVIALQWFRANRERLRARWKKPARA; encoded by the coding sequence ATGCCGGGATCCCGCCGCTTCCGCCGCCGCTCGCTGACAATCCGGGACGTCCGCATCGCGAAAAAAGATTCGCCGTTCAAGGGATATTTTCGGGTCGACCGTTACCGTCTGCGTCACCGCTTGTTCGAGGGCGGTTGGAGTACGCCCATGACCCGCGAAGTGTTCGAACGGGGGCATGCCGTCGGCGTGCTGCTCTACGATCCGGACCGGGACGTGGTGGTCCTGGTCGAGCAGTTCCGCATCGGCGCTTACGCCGTCCAGCCCGCGCTTCGCTTTCGCCGCCGGGTCTCGCCCTGGCTGATGGAAGTCGTCGCGGGCATCGTGGAAAAAGGCGAAAAGCCGGAAGACGTGGCCCGGCGGGAAGCGGTCGAGGAGGCCGGGTGCGAGATTCTCGATCTCGTTCACGCGCAAGACTATCTGGTATCGCCCGGGGGCTCCACCGAGAGCGTCATTTTGTATTGCGGCCGGGTCCGCGCGCCGCGCCACGGTTCGATTCACGGGATCGACGCCGAGCACGAGGACATCCGCGTTCATGTCGTGTCTTCGGCGCGGGCGCTCGCGTGGCTCGATTCCGGCTTGGCGTGCAACTCCATGATCGTCATTGCTCTGCAATGGTTCCGCGCGAAC